Proteins from a single region of Sphingomonas morindae:
- a CDS encoding nuclear transport factor 2 family protein yields MNTAHVDDYFAALANRDSLRIVPHLAENIVLLGPIFPEPTIGKDAVVEVLSGFLETIDSLEVNLRFAQDHDVAVFFSFTCNGLTVKGNEHLHLNDDGLIDGIEVAWRPLPATVAVQEVFASKLGFPAMRLVPAADA; encoded by the coding sequence ATGAACACCGCCCATGTTGACGACTATTTCGCGGCCCTCGCCAACCGGGACAGCTTGCGGATCGTGCCGCACCTCGCCGAGAACATCGTCCTGCTCGGCCCCATCTTTCCCGAACCGACCATCGGCAAGGATGCCGTGGTGGAGGTTCTCTCAGGCTTCCTCGAGACGATCGACAGCCTCGAGGTGAACCTGCGCTTCGCTCAGGACCACGACGTCGCCGTCTTCTTCAGCTTCACCTGCAACGGCCTGACCGTGAAGGGCAACGAGCACCTGCACCTGAACGACGACGGCCTGATCGACGGCATCGAGGTGGCATGGCGCCCGCTTCCCGCGACCGTGGCGGTACAGGAGGTGTTCGCCAGTAAGCTCGGCTTCCCGGCCATGCGCCTCGTGCCGGCGGCCGACGCCTGA
- a CDS encoding SDR family NAD(P)-dependent oxidoreductase, with translation MSQSIMIIGAGPAIGRGVAERFGEAGWSVVLTARDPDRLVEEAAALSTKGIAVHTVPADATDPVALRAAIAKGDELTGGLTVVHFNAAVVRIQDLFSMTDAEVTRDLAINVAAGLHTIRAAVSLFGDRGGTILITGGGIATAPNPNAVSLGVGKVAMRHAVQALVKPLAERGIRIATATVRERILPDSAESAGVADLMWRLATDREAPWELDYRAP, from the coding sequence ATGTCGCAATCCATCATGATCATCGGTGCCGGCCCGGCCATCGGCCGCGGCGTTGCGGAAAGGTTCGGCGAGGCCGGCTGGTCTGTCGTGCTTACCGCGCGCGACCCGGATCGCCTGGTCGAAGAAGCGGCCGCACTTTCGACGAAGGGCATCGCTGTACACACGGTGCCGGCGGATGCGACCGACCCGGTGGCGCTTCGCGCAGCGATCGCGAAGGGCGATGAGCTGACCGGAGGCCTGACCGTGGTTCACTTCAATGCAGCCGTTGTCCGGATCCAGGACCTTTTCAGCATGACGGACGCGGAGGTGACGAGAGATCTCGCGATCAACGTCGCGGCGGGATTGCACACGATCCGCGCCGCCGTCAGCCTGTTCGGCGATCGCGGAGGCACGATCCTCATCACCGGCGGCGGAATTGCGACGGCTCCGAACCCGAACGCGGTGAGCCTGGGCGTGGGCAAGGTCGCCATGCGCCATGCCGTCCAGGCGCTCGTCAAGCCGCTCGCGGAGCGTGGCATCCGCATCGCAACCGCGACGGTTCGTGAAAGGATTTTACCCGACTCAGCCGAGTCGGCGGGCGTCGCCGATCTTATGTGGCGACTGGCGACCGATCGGGAGGCGCCTTGGGAGCTCGACTACCGGGCGCCATGA